From Terriglobales bacterium:
AAGGACGCCATCACCCTCTACAAGGAACTGATCGAGCGGCCCACCAGCGCCGTTCCCAATAACGTGGCGCAACTGGAGTTGGCGGCGGTCTACGCGCCCCAGCAGCCGCTGGAGGCCAAGCGCCTCTACGAGCAGATCCAGAAGGACGACCCCAAGAGTCCGGCCGCCCAGATGGCCGGCGACCGCCTGGCGGAACTG
This genomic window contains:
- a CDS encoding coatomer subunit epsilon, whose translation is KDAITLYKELIERPTSAVPNNVAQLELAAVYAPQQPLEAKRLYEQIQKDDPKSPAAQMAGDRLAELAKQ